The following proteins come from a genomic window of Prionailurus viverrinus isolate Anna chromosome D1, UM_Priviv_1.0, whole genome shotgun sequence:
- the TP53I11 gene encoding tumor protein p53-inducible protein 11, giving the protein MAAKQPPPLMKKHSQTDLVSRLKTRKILGVGGEDDDGEVHRSKISQVLGNEIKFAVREPLGLRVWQFASAVLFSGIAIMALAFPDQLYDAVFDGAQVTSKTPIRLYGGALLSISLIMWNALYTAEKVIIRWTLLTEACYFGVQFLVISATLAETGLASLGILLLLASRLLFVVISIYYYYQVGRKPKKV; this is encoded by the exons ATGGCGGCCAAGCAGCCCCCGCCTCTCATGAAGAAGCACAGCCAGACGGACCTCGTGAGCCGCCTCAAGACCCGCAAGATCCTCGGCGTGGGCGGGGAGGACGACGACGGGGAGGTGCACCGCTCCAAG ATCAGCCAGGTCTTGGGCAATGAAATCAAGTTTGCTGTTCGGGAGCCTCTGGGGCTGAG GGTCTGGCAGTTTGCTTCTGCTGTGCTCTTCTCCGGCATTGCCATCATG GCCCTCGCCTTCCCTGACCAGCTCTATGATGCGGTCTTTGATGGAGCCCAGGTGACCAGCAAGACCCCCATCCGCCTCTATGGCGGTGCCCTCCTCA gcatCTCCCTGATCATGTGGAATGCTCTCTACACGGCTGAGAAAGTGATCATCCGATGGACTCTGCTCACCGAAGCCTGTTACTTTGGGGTCCAGTTCTTGG TGATCAGTGCCACGCTCGCGGAGACCGGCCTCGCGTCCCTGGGGATTCTGCTGCTCTTGGCCAGCCGCCTCCTTTTTGTCGTCATCAGCATTTACTACTATTACCAAGTGGGCCGAAAACCCAAGAAAGTCTAG